Proteins from one Mixophyes fleayi isolate aMixFle1 chromosome 9, aMixFle1.hap1, whole genome shotgun sequence genomic window:
- the HSD17B10 gene encoding 3-hydroxyacyl-CoA dehydrogenase type-2, whose protein sequence is MANLRSLKGLVGVVTGGASGLGRATVERLVRQGASAVILDLPTTDGNTVAQSLGEKCTFAPTDVTSESDVQNALEVARSKYGGVNIVVNCAGIAVAIKTYNKTKLRPHSLEDFQRVINVNIAGTFNVIRLATTEMVKNEPDVDGQKGVIINTASIAAFDGQVGQAAYSASKGGIVGMTLPIARDLAPLGIRVVTIAPGLFATPLLLGLPEKAREFLAKQVPFPSRLGNPEEYAHLVQAIVENPMLNAEVIRLDGALRMQP, encoded by the exons GGCCTGGTTGGCGTTGTCACCGGGGGTGCCTCAGGTCTTGGTCGGGCCACAGTGGAACGGTTAGTACGACAGGGAGCCAGCGCTGTCATCCTAGATTTACCAACCACTGATGGGAACACCGTGGCTCAGTCTCTTGGAGAGAAGTGTACATTTGCTCCCACTGAT GTGACCTCAGAGTCTGATGTGCAGAATGCACTGGAGGTGGCCCGTTCAAAGTATGGAGGGGTGAATATTGTGGTGAACTGCGCTGGCATCGCGGTGGCTATAAAAACCTACAACAAAACCAAACTGCGGCCTCACAGCTTGGAGGATTTCCAGAGAGTCATAAAT GTGAACATCGCTGGCACATTTAATGTTATTCGTCTGGCGACCACAGAGATGGTGAAGAATGAGCCGGACGTTGATGGGCAAAAAGGAGTCATAATTAACACCGCCAGCATTGCTGCCTTTGACGGACAG GTTGGGCAGGCGGCGTACTCTGCCTCCAAAGGAGGAATTGTAGGAATGACTCTGCCTATCGCTCGGGATCTGGCTCCACTTGGGATCAGAGTTGTGACCATTgctccag GCTTATTTGCAACCCCTCTCCTACTTGGGCTTCCTGAGAAGGCGCGAGAGTTCCTTGCCAAGCAGGTACCTTTCCCCAGCAGACTAGGCAACCCCGAAGAGTATGCCCACCTGGTACAAGCCATCGTGGAGAACCCCATGCTGAATGCAGAAGTCATCCGTCTGGATGGCGCCCTTCGCATGCAGCCGTAA